The sequence below is a genomic window from Nitrospirota bacterium.
CTGCCATCGGGATTGCAGCAGCAATGGGTATCGCTCTCGGTGCACAGGAAATACGTACAACAGATTCTGAGGAATTCATCAAAGCCGTTGAACCCCTGTTCCACGCAATGCTTTCAACAAGACCCACGGCAGTGAACATACAATGGTCGGTGAACAGAATACGCGCTCTTCTGACGAGAAAAAAAGATGAACCTGTCAGCAGATTGAAGGAAATCCTGATTGACGAGGCGAGGCTTATCCTTCAGGAAGATGTGGAAGTAAACAAGGCGATCGGAAAGTGGGGGGCGGAATTTATCAGGGATGGAGATACCATCCTGACGCATTGTAATGCAGGCGCCCTGGCAACCGGCGGATACGGCACTGCGACAGCGCCCATGCGTGTTGCCAGAGATCAGGGCAAGAGAATCCAGGTTATTGCAGACGAAACAAGACCGGTTCTCCAGGGAGCACGCCTCACTGCATGGGAATTAATGCAGGATGGTATACCCGTAACTCTTATTACTGACAATACAGCCGGCGCTCTCATGAAAAGAGGCGAAATAGATCTCGCCATCGTCGGTACCGACAGAACATCCCGTAACGGCGATGTGGCAAACAAGATAGGAACCTATACCGTAGCAATCCTGTGCAAGGAACATAAAATCCCCTTTTATGTTGCAGCTCCCCTGAGCAGCATCGATTTTTCAATCGTGTCAGGAGACGACATCCCCATTGAAGAGCGTGGTGATGAAGAAGTAACGCATATTTTCGGCAGATGCCGGATCGCCCCTCAAGGGGTAAAAGTGAGGAATATCGCCTTTGACGTAACGCCGTCCAGATATGTCACTGCAATAATTACGGAAAAAGGCGCGTTCAGACCAAAAGACATAAAAAGTCTATCAAAACATACCATTGACCCGGAAAGACTCAGGATCAAACCCTGAGCGCAACCTTTTCTTGCCTTTATGCGTTGTTTTCCTTGTTATCATGCCTTTCATCTTGACATTGAAACTGTCACTGTCCTACCATTAAGAATGCATCTGGAAGAGATATTCAATGCCTATCAACATGATCTGAAAATCGTCGAAGATAAAATCCGTGACATATTCAGCAGCCACGTTTTTACCATTCCGCTTATCGGCAAACATATCCTCGACGGAGGCGGCAAGAGACTTCGACCATTAATCCTCCTGCTGAGTGCAGAACTGGCAGGATTCCGTGGTGATGCACGTCTCATTCTGGCAGGGATTATCGAATCCATACATACGGCTTCACTGCTCCATGACGACGTTGTTGACGGCGCGGAGATACGACGGGGCAAGCTTCCTGCCCATTCAATCTGGGGAAATCAGGTTGTCATACTTGTCGGGGATTTTCTTTATTCCAATGCACTGAGACTTGCTGTTCTGCAAAGGAGCCAGCGGATCATGGAGGCACTTTCTGAGGCTACTACAAGGATGACCGAAGGAGAGATTCTTCAGCTTTCCAAGACCGCAGACCCGGATATCTCCGAAGAGGACTACCTGAATATCATCTCTGCGAAAACCGCTGCGTTGATTTCTGCCGCATGCCGCATCGGGGGTATCCTTGGATCAGTTCATGAAGATATGGAAAATGCACTGGCGCGATTCGGTCTGAAGACCGGTATTGCATTTCAGATGGCAGATGATATACTTGATTATATGGCGGAAGAATCAGAACTGGGAAAACGTCTCGGGAAAGACCTCAGGGAGGGGAAAATAACTCTCCCACTTATATGTCTTCTGAAAACTGTCACTCCTTCAGAGAAGGAACAGATAAAAAATATTATAAAAAACGGTTTTAAAAAGAGCGGGCTCAGGATAATACTGAAGCTTTTCAGGAAATATCACACGATAGAGCAGTCGCTGGGAAAGGCGCAAGACCTGATCGCTGATGCTAAGGCAGAACTTTCGGTTTTTCCGGATTCAGACGCAAAAAAGGCGCTGTTCGCAATTGCCGATTATACGCTTCAGAGAAATAAATAGATGCATCCCGTTGCCGAACTTGCCAGAAGAACTGTGGAAGTATATGTCAGGGAAGGCAGGGTATTACAGACGCCAGACCCTTTACCACCCGAATTGCTTCATGAGTCAGGAGTTTTTGTCAGTCTCAAAAAACACGGCGAACTGAGGGGATGCATCGGGACGTACATCCCGACCTGCAAATCTGTCGGGGAAGAAATCATCGCAAATGCCATATCGGCAGCAACAAAAGACCCCCGGTTCTCTCCTGTCGAAGAAAATGAACTCAAAGATCTCACCTACTCTGTCGATATCCTCTCCTACCCCGAAAAAATACACGGCCTTCACGACCTCGATCCCCGAAAATATGGCATAATTATTGTAAGCGGCAGCAGAAAAGGTCTGTTGCTGCCTGACCTCGAGGGTGTCGATACGGTAGAAGAGCAGCTGCGCATTACCAAAATGAAAGCAGGAATATTGCCTCATGAGGAGGCAGAAATCTATCGATTTGAGGTAAAAAGATACAAATGACTGACATACCGCTCAAAGATAATATAAAGCATAGCAGTCTTCCCAAGCTCCTTGCACATCTCAACAGGGGAAGATTGACGGGCACCCTCGTGGTGAAAACACTGGCGTTCACGAAAAAAGTCTTTTTCAATAAGGGTGAGGCTATCTTCGCCTCTTCGACATACGAGGACGACAGGCTGGGGGAGATGCTGATCAAGGCAGGAAAGATCACCATGGAACAGTATGACAAATCCGTGGAGGTTCTCAAAAAGTCCGGGAAGCGCCTCGGTGCAATATTGGTCGAGAACGGGTATATTAGCCCCAAAGACCTTTTCTGGGGCGTGAAGTATCAGGTCAGGGAAATCGTCTACAGTCTTTTTTTGCTCGAAGACGCTGAATACGAATTCACTGAAGGAGACATGCCGTCCAATGAGGTAATTACCCTGAAAATGAGTATGGGGAACCTCATTTACGAAGGGGTTAAGAGAAT
It includes:
- the amrA gene encoding AmmeMemoRadiSam system protein A — its product is MHPVAELARRTVEVYVREGRVLQTPDPLPPELLHESGVFVSLKKHGELRGCIGTYIPTCKSVGEEIIANAISAATKDPRFSPVEENELKDLTYSVDILSYPEKIHGLHDLDPRKYGIIIVSGSRKGLLLPDLEGVDTVEEQLRITKMKAGILPHEEAEIYRFEVKRYK
- a CDS encoding polyprenyl synthetase family protein, coding for MHLEEIFNAYQHDLKIVEDKIRDIFSSHVFTIPLIGKHILDGGGKRLRPLILLLSAELAGFRGDARLILAGIIESIHTASLLHDDVVDGAEIRRGKLPAHSIWGNQVVILVGDFLYSNALRLAVLQRSQRIMEALSEATTRMTEGEILQLSKTADPDISEEDYLNIISAKTAALISAACRIGGILGSVHEDMENALARFGLKTGIAFQMADDILDYMAEESELGKRLGKDLREGKITLPLICLLKTVTPSEKEQIKNIIKNGFKKSGLRIILKLFRKYHTIEQSLGKAQDLIADAKAELSVFPDSDAKKALFAIADYTLQRNK
- the mtnA gene encoding S-methyl-5-thioribose-1-phosphate isomerase, which encodes MVNAIEWVDGKVIMLDQTRLPLEVRFIECTDYLMVAEGIKKLRIRGAPAIGIAAAMGIALGAQEIRTTDSEEFIKAVEPLFHAMLSTRPTAVNIQWSVNRIRALLTRKKDEPVSRLKEILIDEARLILQEDVEVNKAIGKWGAEFIRDGDTILTHCNAGALATGGYGTATAPMRVARDQGKRIQVIADETRPVLQGARLTAWELMQDGIPVTLITDNTAGALMKRGEIDLAIVGTDRTSRNGDVANKIGTYTVAILCKEHKIPFYVAAPLSSIDFSIVSGDDIPIEERGDEEVTHIFGRCRIAPQGVKVRNIAFDVTPSRYVTAIITEKGAFRPKDIKSLSKHTIDPERLRIKP